GGGTCGACATGCCGGCGAAGGTGCCGCGCAGATGGGCCGGTACGTCCGGGTGGCGCATGGTGAAGCCGCGGACATGGGTCTCGTACAGCACCGTGTCGGTCCAGGGCACCCGGCGGTGGCGGTCATGCCCCCAGGTGAAGGCGCCATCCACCACCCGGCATTTCGGCATGCCGCGGGCATTGTCGCGCCGGTCGAAGGATAAGTCCTCCTTGGTCGAGCCGACCCGATATCCGTAATGGGCGTCCGACCATTTGAAGCCGCCGAACAGCGCCTTGGCATAGGGATCGAGCAGAAGTTTGTTCGGGTTGAAGCGGTGCCCCTCCTCCGGCTCGTACGGCCCATGGACGCGGTAGCCGTAGAGCAGGCCGGGGCGCGCATCGGGCAGATAGCCGTGCCAGACCTCGTCGGTGTGTTCGGGCAGCGTGACCCGCTCGACCTCGCGCTGGCCGGTCTTGTCGAACAGGCAGAGTTCCACCCGTTCGGCGTTGGCGGAGAAGATCGCGAAATTGACGCCGAACCCGTCCCAGGTGGCGCCGAGCGGATGGGGCTTGCCGGGCCAGACCGGGGTGCGGGTGGAGGTGGGGGGCATCAGCGGGCGGCCTGTGTGGTGGATGTCTTGGAGGCGATCGTCAGGGCCACCGATGCGGCGGGTCGCCGGTCGGAGGGTCGGCGGATGGGACGTTTGGAACAGGATGAAACAGTTTTCGGGGCCTGTTCCATTGTTCCACACCCTCGGCAGCTCCGCACCTTGCGGTTTTCCCGCCGGGTCCGCATCGCGTCATCAAGGGAGGGAACGGGGTTCCTGTCGACCATCAGCCAGCGCACGCCTCACCGGATCTCCGAAAAGACATAAGGGATCCAATAAGAAAGCCTCCCCCCGGCGGCGTCAAGGGAGGTTGGTAAAAGGACCAGGGCCGCGAGGTCGGGCAGCGGTCGCAGCGGTCGCAGCGGATTGCCCTCTCCTCTGCTCTCGCACAAACGAAGTTTGCGCTGACGCGACAGGCGGACCTTCGATCCGCCGATGGCGGGTAGGGTGAGAGGGGCCCGCGCGCAAAGCGCGCTGCCAAGGGGATACTGCCCCTTTGCAGTCCCCTGGCGCAGACGTGCCTTCGGCACCCCCTCATCCTAACCTTCTCCCCAGGGGGGAGAAGGGATGGGGGTCGGGTTGGAGGGGTGCGGGTTGACGGGCGGCGCTACTCCGCCTTCCGTTCCAGGATCAGCGTCGACAGCGGCGGGATGGTCAGGTCGAGCGAGTGGGTGCGGCCATGCCAGGGAATCTCCTCGGCATGGACGCCGCCGCCGGGATTGCCGACGCCGCTGCCGCCGTACTTCGCGTCGTCGGTGTTGATCCGCTCGACATAGCGGCCGGGCAGCGGCACGCCGACCCGGTAGCCCTGGCGCGGCACCGGCGTGAAGTTGCACACCGCGATGACGATATGCCCGGACTCGTCGGCCTTGCGCAGGAAGGTGAAGACCGAATTCTCGTTGTCGTTCGACTCGATCCATTCGAAGCCGGACGGGTCGCAGTCGGTCTTGTGCAGCGGCTCCAGCTCGCGATAGACGCCGTTCAGGTCGCGAACGAGGTCGCGCATGCCGCGGTGCATCGGCTGGTCCAGCAGGTGCCAATCCAAGCTCCGCGCCTCGCTCCACTCGTTCCACTGGGCGAACTCGCCGCCCATGAACAGCAGCTTCTTGCCGGGATGGGCGAACATGAAGCCGTAATAGGCGCGCAGGTTGGCGAACTTCTGCCAGTCGTCGCCCGGCATCTTGTTGATCAGCGAGCCCTTGCCGTGGACCACCTCGTCATGGCTGAGCGGCAGCACGAAGTTCTCGGAGAACTGATAGATCAACCCGAAGGTCATCTGGTGATGATGGTAGCGGCGATGGATCGGGTCGTTCTGCATGTAATGGAGCGTGTCGTGCATCCACCCCATGTTCCATTTGTAGCCGAAGCCGAGACCGCCGAGATATGTGGGTTTCGACACCATCGGCCAGGAGGTGGATTCCTCCGCCACCGTCATCGCGCCCGGCTGCTGGCCATAGACCAGCTCGTTCATGCGCTTCAGGAAGGCGATGGATTCCAAGTTCTCGCGACCGCCGAACCTGTTGGGAACCCACTCCCCTTCCTTGCGGCTGTAGTCGAGATAGAGCATGGAGGCGACGGCATCGACGCGCAGACCGTCCAGTTTATACTGGTCGAGCCAGAACAGGGCGTTGCCCAGCAGGAAATTCTGCACCTCCGTCCGGCCGAAATTATAGATCAGGGTGTTCCAGTCCTGGTGGAAGCCCTGGCGCGGGTCGGCATGCTCATAGAGATGCGTGCCGTCGAAATCGCCCAGCCCATGCGGGTCGGTCGGGAAATGGCCGGGCACCCAGTCCAGCAGCACACCCAGCCCGGCGCGGTGGCAGGCGTTGACGAAGTCCTTGAAGTCCTCCGGCGAGCCGTGCCGGGCGGTCGGCGCATAGAGGCCGATGGGCTGGTAGCCCCAGGACCCGTCGAACGGATGCTCGGTGATCGGCAGCAGCTCGATATGGGTGAAGCCCATGTCCTTGGCGTAGGGAATCAGCCGCTCCGCCAGTTCCTGATAGGTCAGGAAGCGGTTGTCCTCCTCCGGCACCCGCGCCCAGGAGCCCAGATGCACCTCGTAGATGGAGATCGGCGCGGTGCGGTCGGAGGTGGCGACCTTGCGGCTCTGCCACTCCTGGTCCCGCCATTCGTAGGACGGCAGGCCGTGGATGACCGAGGCGGTGGCCGGGCGCATCTCCGCCTGGAAGGCGTAGGGGTCGGCCTTTGCCGGAAGCAGATTGCCGTTTGGCCCGCGGATCTCGAACTTGTAGCGCTGTCCGGCATGGGCGCCGGGAACGAAGATCTCCCAGACGCCGACCTCGACGCGGCGGCGCATCGGCAGACGGCGGCCGTCCCAGTTGTTGAAGTCGCCGACCACGCTGACGCTGCGGGCGCTCGGAGCCCAGACGGCGAAGGAGACGCCGGCGACGCCGTCGACCTCGCGCGGGTGGGCGCCCAGCTTCTCGTAATTGCGCAGGTGGGTGCCCTCGCCCAACAGATGGACGTCCAGCTCGCCCAGCATGTTGCCGAAGCGGTAGGCGTCCTCGAACTCCTGGGTCGCCAGCGGATACTGGGCACGCAGGCGATAGCGGAAGCGCTCCGTCCGGTCGGGCAGCACCGCGAGGTAGAAGCCGTCCGGGTGGATGCGCTCGGCCTCGCCAGCCGGCTCGCCGGTCGCGCTGTCGATCACCCAGAGCCTCTCGGCGCCGGGGACGAAGGCGCGGACCTCCACCGGGCGGCCGGGCGCCTCCTGCTGCATGCCCAGCACGGCGAAGGGATCGCCATGGTCGGCCCGCGCGATGGCATCCGCCGCCGCGCGCAGGGCCTCGGCCCGGCGATCGGCGGGGCGCTGTTCAGGGGTCCGGCTTTCGGAGACGCCGGTCTGCGCCTGGTCCTTGCGGGTGTCCGTCGTCATGTCGCTCGCCATTGGCCAAGTGCCCTTCTTCGTGGAGGCCCTATCGTCTTCATGGACTGTCGATCTCTCGCCGTCCAGCCGGAACGGTGCAGCGGATGGCCCCCTCCCCAACCCTCCCCCACCTGCGGTGGTNCTCCGGACGTGAACATACCCGCGGCGGTTTCGTCACACCATGGCCGCCACGGATCTGTCCGGCTATTCCTTCGCGCCCGCCTCGCTCGCATCGTCGAGCAGACCCAGCACGCCCTTGACCGGGATGCCGATCCAGCTGGGCCGGTTCGCCGCCTCGTAGCCGATCTCGTAGAAGGCCTTTTCCAGCAGGAACAGGGTCAGCAGGCCGCGCGCAGCCTCGTCGCCGGTCCCATTCCCCGCCGGCCAGACCGGGCAGCCCTCGATGGCCGTGCGGTAGCCGTCGAGGAAGGAGTCGATGCTGCGGCGCTCCCAGTCGCGGGCGGCGGCCAGCGCCGGGCTGTCACCGCTGTTGGCGCCCTCGCCGGCGCTGTCCAGACGGAACAGCGCCGCCCAGGCGGCATAATTGAAGGAGCGCAGCATGCCCGCCACGTCGCGCAGTGGGCTGGACTTGGCGCGGCGCTCCTCCAGCGTCTTCGCCGGCTCGCCTTCGAAGTCGAGGATGTACCAGTCGTTTTGCGCCCGCACGACCTGACCCAGGTGATAGTCGCCATGGATGCGGGTCTTGACGCCGTCGATCCGCATGCCGGCCAGCGCGTCGAGCCGCGCCATCGCCTCGGTCCGGCGGGCCAGCAGCTGTTCGGCGTCGGTGCGTATGTCGGCCGGCAGACGGTCCAGCGTTCCGGGCAGGGCGGCGAAGGCGGCCTCCGCCTGGGCGCGGGCGGCATCGGCCCAACCGGCCACATCCTCGGCCGAGATCGACTCCGGATCGAAGGCCGGCTTGCCGGTGGCCCGGGCCAGCGCCCGGTGCAGTTCGGCTGTACGCTGCCCCAGCGTGGTCATCATCACCAGATGCATGCCGAAAGGCTCGCCCGATTCGGCGGCGTCCTCGGTGGTCCCGGCGACACCGAGGCGGATGTCCTCCAACTGGCGCTCCAGCTCCTCAACCGTGCTGGCCCAGCCGTCGCCCTGGTTGCGGACGAAGGCCTGCGCCACCGCCAACACGGTGGGCGTGCCGTCGGCCGCCACCTGCTCGACCGTGCCCAGCAGGGCCGGGGTGTTGGCGAAGCCGACCTCCGTCAGGAAGCGGCCCATCTCGACCTCCGGATGCTCGCCCTCCACCAGCCGGCGCAGCACCTTCAGCACGATCTGGCTGTCGACCAGGACGGAGGTGTTGCTCTGCTCCACGCCCAGGCGCCGCACCTCGGCCTCATCCGACAGGTCGATGGCGGCCAGCGCGTCGGTGGCGGTGAAGCGGATGGCGTCCTCCCCGACGGTGGCCTTCAGCATGGCGCCGCGCCGCAAAGCCTCGATCAGGGCAAGCGCGAAGCTGTCGGCCTGCACCGCGTCATAGATGGCGCCGGTCCGGGGACCCCGCCGCACCTTGGCCAGCGTGTAGGGAAGCAGTGGCCAGCCGGTGCCGCCCGCCCCGCTCTCCCAGCTCATCGCCATCGGCAGGAAGTAGCTCTGGTCGGCGGTGTCGCCATCCACCCCAATTCCACTGAGGCCCACCTGCGTCCTGACCAGCATGAAACCATCGCCCGGTCCCGGCAGCTGGGCGGCCATGGTGACGTGCGAGCGGGTTATCCGGCGGTCCTTGGCGGAGAACCAGCGCTGCTTGGGCAGGAAAGCCTGCAGGACGTCGCGGCCCAGCTCGTCCGCCGCCTTGCCGGTGGTCAGGCTGTGCCAGCCGTCACGCACCACCACGGTCAACAGGTCCGGCACCGGCTCCGGCGGCGTTTCGTGCCAGGTCGGCAGCTCCGCCTCCGCCGTCAGGGCGAACCAGTAGAAGCCGTAGGCCGGCAGCGTCAGCAGATAGGGAAGATCGCCGATCGGCGGGAAGACGGTGCGGCCCAGCAGTTCGACCGGGATGCGGCCCTTCCAGCTTTTCAGGTCCAGCTCCACCGCCTGGGCCGAGCGCGACAGGTTGGCGACGCACAGCGCGATCTCCGACCCGCTTTCCGTCTCCAGGGAGCGGATATAGGCGAGGACCTTGCGGTTGCCGGGATAGAGCAGCGAGAAGCTGCCGCGGCCGAAGCTCTGACGCTGCTTGCGCACCGCCACCAGCCGCTTCATCCAGTTCAGCAGCGAGGAGGGGTTGCGCGCCTGCGCCTCCACATTGACGGCCATGAAGCCGTAGATCGGGTCGAGCACCGCCGGCAGGTAGAGCCGCGCCGGGTCGGCGCGCGAGAAGCCGCCATTGCGGTCGATCGACCATTGCATCGGCGTGCGCACGCCGTCGCGGTCGCCGAGATAGATGTTGTCGCCCATGCCGATCTCGTCGCCGTAATAGAGCACCGGCGTGCCGGGCATCGACATCAGCAGGCTGTTCAGCAGCTCGATCTTGCGGCGGTCGTTCTCCAGCAGAGGGGCGAGGCGGCGGCGGATGCCGAGGTTGATCCGCATGCGCCGGTCGGCGGCGTAGAAGTTCCAGAGATAGTCGCGCTCGCTGTCGGTCACCATCTCCAGCGTCAACTCGTCATGGTTGCGCAGGAAGATGGCCCATTGGCAGTCGGCCGGAATGTCGGGGGTCTGGCGCATGATGTCGGCGATGGGATGCCGGTCCTCCATCGCCACTGCCATGTAGATGCGCGGCATCAGCGGGAAGTGGAAGGACATGTGGCATTCGTCGCCGCCCCTCGAAGGATCGCCGAAATAGGGCAGCACGTCCTCCGGCCACTGGTTCGCCTCGGCCAACAGCATGCGGTCAGGATATTCGGCGTCGAGCGCGGCGCGGATCGCCTTCAGGACGTCGTGGGTCTCAGGCAGATTCTCGTTGTTGGTCCCCTCGCGCTCCTTCAGGTAGGGGATAGCGTCGAGCCGCAGCCCGTCCACCCCCATGTCCAGCCAGAAGCGCATGACCTTCAGCACCTCCTCCAGAACCTCGGGGTTGTCGAAGTTCAGGTCGGGCTGGTGCGAATAGAAGCGGTGCCAGTAATAGGCATTGGCGACCGGATCCCAGGTCCAATTGGATTTTTCCGTGTCGCAGAAGATGATGCGCGTGCCCTGGTACTTCTGGTCGCTGTCGGACCACACATAATAGTCGCGGTGGTTGGAGCCGGGAGGCGCCTCCCGCGCGCGCTGGAACCAGGGATGCTGGTCGGAGGTGTGGTTGATGACCAGTTCGGTGATCACCCTGAGGCCGCGGTTGTGGCATTCCTCCATGAAGCGCCGGAAATCCTCCAGGTTCCCGTAGGTCGGGTTGACCGAGGTGTAGTCGGCGATGTCATAGCCGTCGTCGCGCAGCGGCGATGGATAGAAGGGCAGAAGCCACACCGCCGTCACGCCCAGCTCCTGGATGTAATCCAGCTTCTGGGTCAGGCCGGCGAAATCGCCGATGCCGTCATTGTCGGCGTCGAAGAACGCCTTGATGTGCAGTTGGTAGATGACGGCGTCCTTGTACCAGAGCCGGTCCTGCCGATCGATCATGGGTCCAGCACTTTCGAGAAGCGATTGACGGAACACGTGTCGCGGGAACACGGGACGGAAACAAGCCAACCGCTCGAAGGTTTCACCCGGCCAGCCATCAGGCAACCCCTGACTTCCGGATATGCTCGACGGCGAAAGCCAGGGGCCGCAACGGCCGGGAAGACGTCCGGGGCCGCGGTTCAAATGCACGGCAATCCGGATGGGACATGGATTGACGCCAAAGGGTTATCCGGGCAGGGTAGGATCACATAAAACTTTGCGCATAAGGCGTAACGGTTACATCATGCTGAGTTCCTTCATCGTCGTGACCGGCGGCGATTCCCGCTACCATCCGCTGATCCGCGAGCTGATCGCCTCGCTGCGGGCTTTGAAGCCGGCGGCGGACTGCCCCGTCGGCGTGATCGATGCCGGGCTGACCGAGGAACAGATCGCGGAGTTGAAGGCGCAGGGCGCCGCGGTGGTGACGCCGCCCTGGCCGGTCAGCATTCCGGCGCACAAGCTGCGCAACCGCATTCACCTGAAGGCCAACCTCGCCAAGCTGCATCTGCCGACCTACTTCCCCGGCTACGACACGGTGATCTGGATCGACGCCGATGCCTGGGTGCAGGATTGGGAGGCGGTGGAAATGCTGAGGCGGGGGGCGGCGCTGAACCGTTTCGCCATCGTCGCCCAGTTCGGCCGCTTTTCGGAGACGGAGCTGCGGCTGGACTGGCTGTTCGGCCGCTTCGCCCGCGTGCGGTCCATCCTGTTCAAGAACTCCAGCCGCGCCGGCCTGACGACGGCGGAATGCCGTGCGCTGGCGACCCGCCCGACGCTCAATGCCGGCGCCTATGCACTGAAGGCCGACGCGCCGCATTGGGAGGCGTTCCAGCGCTGGCAGAAGCGGGTGCTGCGCAAGGGCCGGCTGTTCACGTCGGACCAGCTGGCGATGGCCGGCGCCATCTATCTGGACGGGCTGCCGGTGGAACTGCTGCCGGAATGGTGCAATTACATCGGCCCCTGGCGCTTCGATCCGGAGCGGCGGGAGCTGGTGGAGTACTACCTGCCCAACCGCCGCCTCGGCATCGTCCACATGGCCGGCGAGGACGCCATGCGCGCCGACCCGGCGGTGCTGCGCCCGGTGCTGGACATGCAGGACCGCCCCCACCAGCTGAGCCTGCGCTATCCGGCCTGGAAAGCGGCGGCGGAACAGGTGACGGAGACTGCATGATCCCCCGGCAGTCCGGGAAAATGCGCAGTCACGTCACTTTACTCACCCCCATCAGCCTGAGCTGATTTCCCGTGATGAATTTGCTCATCTGGTAATAGAATTCCCAGGCATTGGTATTTGGATCACGAATACCAAATGTCGTAGCGTTTGCCGCAGCTTTTCCAGGCAGATTCATGTAAACGTTGGCATCGACAATGCCGTCGTCCAAACCCATACCTTCAAGAACACGCTTCTGCTTGATGCGTGGATTTTGCTGCCCGAACATATTGATGTGGGCGACACGGCGCGTACCGTCACCAGCCGGCGGAGCAATACCGAAACTGCAGCCGTCCATTTTGACGGTGAACATGAAATCGGCCAGATTTCCAACAACAATCTCGCAAGTTCCACTTTGTTTATACGGGCACCAGTAAGCAAGGATTTTACCTTTGCTTCGATCTGGAATCAAATTATATACGTTGATTTTCTTAATCCCCATCGGGAATTTTCCGAAGTAAGATCTACTTAACTGAAAATTGAAGAGAAATAGATTGAAATCAACGTTCGGGATGTTTGACGGCGCAATCACAATATTGTTCTTCATGAATTTCAGAGGATTTTTTGCAAATTCTTCTTCCGGAGTCATTGATTCTTCTTCCTCAAAATTAGAAATTTTCACCCGCACAAGCGATGAAGGCCGCGCAGAAAAGAACCACCCAAAGCTGCATCCGATAGTGCCATAGCACAGATACGCTCGTCGCCTCTCCTCGATGCAAGTACCCGATGGTAAATTCTTCATCGACAATCGACCAGCCGCGCGAGATCCCGCACCGCAAGGTCGAGCGCACCCGGATCGTGGGCGGCAAACCCCAGAAGCAGGCCATTCCCGGCGGCGGTTCCGGAGTCCCGGTAATAGCCGGACAGGCAGGGCGTGGTCAGGCCGATGCGGGCCGCGCGCTGAGCCAGGACATGATCTGGACAGCCCGGTGGCAGGCGGAGCAGGACATGCAGGCCGGCCTCCCCGGCCTCGGCGGTGGCGAGACCTGCGAAGGCACCCGTGATGGCCTCGAGGAAGGCGGCGCGCTTGGCGGCATAGAGCGCGCGCATCGTGCGCAGATGCGAGGCGAAATGGCCGTCGGCCAGGAACCGGTACAGGGCCGCCTGCGGCACCACGCTGGTCCCGCCGTCGAAATGGCGGCGCGCGGCGTGCACCGGCTCGACCAGATCGGGCGGCACCACGACATAGCCGAGCCGCAGCGCCGGGAACATCACCTTGCTGAAGCTGCCGACATAGATGACACGCCCGGCACCGTCCAACCCCTGGAGAGCGGCCAGCGGCGGGCCGGCATAACGGAACTCGCTGTCGTAATCGTCCTCGACGATCCAGGCGTCTCGGGCCGCCGCCCAGTCCAGCAGGCGCAGGCGGCGCGCAAGGCTCATCGTCACGCCCAAGGGGAATTGGTGAGAGGGGGTGACCAGCGCCAGCCGGGCGCCGGCCCCTTGGGCCATGCCGGCGGCGACGTCGATCCCCTCCCCGTCCACCGGCACCGGGACCAGCCGCGCCCCGGCCCCCAGCAGGGCAGCGCGGTTGCCGGGCCAGCCCGGCTCCTCCACCCAGGCCTCATCGCCGGGGTCGAGCAGCAGTTGCGCCAACAACGCCAACCCCTGCTGCGCGCCGGACACGATGACGACCTGCTCCGGTTCGCAACGGACGGCACGGACGGCACGCAGATAGGCGGCGATCTCCGCCCGCAACGGAGCGTGGCCGAGCGGATCCGGCTCGGTCGCCAGCGTCCGCCCGCCCTGGCGCCAGCAGCGGCCGAGAAGCTGCGCCCACAGGGCGAAGGGAAAGACGCCGAGGTCCGGCGTGCCGAGCGCGAAAGGCCGCCCCACCCGGTCGCGGGCAATGGCCGGCGCCTCGGCCAACACACGGCCACGGACGGACAGGCCGACACCCCGGCGGACCTCGTCGCGGGCGGGAATGCTGCCGGGCGCCGCATCGGGAAGGGAGGCGGCGACGAAGGTGCCGGCACCCACACGCCCGGTGACGTAACCCTCCGCCAGCAGCGTGTCATAGGCGGTCACCACCGTGTTGCGCGACAGCCCCCAGTCGGCGGCGAGTGCCCGGCTGGGCGGCAGCCTTTCCCCCGGGCGCAGCCGGCCGTCCAGCACCGCCTGCCGCAGCGCGCGGTAGAGTTGGCGGTGCAGCGGCTCTGCCCCGGCCCGGTCGAGCGCCACCGGTCCAAGGCTGGAGAGAACCGGAGCTGCCGCGCGGGCCATGGCGATCCTCCAAAGGGACAAGCGAATTGGTCCCTATGGAATCGACATTCCGGACCTTTTGAGACAACCATTTTGCCGGCCATTCTGGGGCATCGCAACAGTTCCGGCTCCGAGCACGCCCATGACCAGCCTTCTCGCCGATACATCCGCCGCCACGTCTCCCACTGCGCTGGCACAGACGCCACGTACCCGGCCGGTTCGGCTGGGCGACCGCGGCAGCCATGACGTCGCCCTGATCCATGCCATCATCGACGAGGCGCCGATCTGCCACGTCGGCTTCGTCGATGACTCCATCAAGGGCCAGGGCACCCCCTCGCCCATGGTGATTCCGACGGTTCCCTGGCGCGTGGGCGACGAGTTGATGATCCACGGCGCCTCGTCCAGCCGGATGATCCGCCGGCTGCAGGAGGGGGGTGAGGCCTGCATCACGCTGTCGCTGATCGATGGCTGGGTGCTGGCGCGCTCGGCCTTCCATCACTCCGTCAATTACCGCTCGGTCATGCTGTTCGGCCGGCCGCGGCTGGTGTCGGAGGAGACGGAGAAGCGCGCCGCCCTCGATGCGCTGATGGAAAAGATCGAGCCGGGCCGCAGCGCCAAGGTGCGGGCGCCCAACGCGCAGGAACTGAAGGCGACCAGCGTTCTGGCCTTCCCGATTGCCGAGGCATCGGCCAAGCGGCGCTCCGGCCCGCCGTCCGACGATCCGGAGGATATGGCCCACCCGGTGTGGGCCGGCGTGGTGCCCCTGCGGCTGACCGCCGGCGAACCGGAACAGGATCCGGCCCAAGCCGCGGGCTGAGGCGCAGGCGAAGCTTGCAACCGAAAAAGAAAAAGGCCGCGACCGGGAAGCCCGGCGCGGCCTTTTTCTTTGCGGTTTCTCCCGCAGGCGGGAAGGCCGTTCCGAAACCCCCGGAGCGGCCCCCTGCCCAACCGTCCTTAGGACGACGGAGCGTTCAGCAGGCGCGGCAGGATCTGCGCACGACGGTTGGACGGCTCACGCACGTTCGGGCCGGTCTGGACCAGCAGCTGGCTCTCGCCCTTGCCTTCGGTGGTGATGTTGGCAGCCTGGATGCCCTTGGCGACCAGAGCCTTCTTGACCGCGTCGGCACGACGCAGCGACAGCTTCTGGTTGTAAGCCGGCGAGCCCGACGTGTCGGTGTGGCCGACGACGTGGATCTTGGCGCCACCGTTCTTCAGGAT
Above is a genomic segment from Azospirillum humicireducens containing:
- a CDS encoding PLP-dependent aminotransferase family protein, with protein sequence MARAAAPVLSSLGPVALDRAGAEPLHRQLYRALRQAVLDGRLRPGERLPPSRALAADWGLSRNTVVTAYDTLLAEGYVTGRVGAGTFVAASLPDAAPGSIPARDEVRRGVGLSVRGRVLAEAPAIARDRVGRPFALGTPDLGVFPFALWAQLLGRCWRQGGRTLATEPDPLGHAPLRAEIAAYLRAVRAVRCEPEQVVIVSGAQQGLALLAQLLLDPGDEAWVEEPGWPGNRAALLGAGARLVPVPVDGEGIDVAAGMAQGAGARLALVTPSHQFPLGVTMSLARRLRLLDWAAARDAWIVEDDYDSEFRYAGPPLAALQGLDGAGRVIYVGSFSKVMFPALRLGYVVVPPDLVEPVHAARRHFDGGTSVVPQAALYRFLADGHFASHLRTMRALYAAKRAAFLEAITGAFAGLATAEAGEAGLHVLLRLPPGCPDHVLAQRAARIGLTTPCLSGYYRDSGTAAGNGLLLGFAAHDPGALDLAVRDLARLVDCR
- the treS gene encoding maltose alpha-D-glucosyltransferase produces the protein MIDRQDRLWYKDAVIYQLHIKAFFDADNDGIGDFAGLTQKLDYIQELGVTAVWLLPFYPSPLRDDGYDIADYTSVNPTYGNLEDFRRFMEECHNRGLRVITELVINHTSDQHPWFQRAREAPPGSNHRDYYVWSDSDQKYQGTRIIFCDTEKSNWTWDPVANAYYWHRFYSHQPDLNFDNPEVLEEVLKVMRFWLDMGVDGLRLDAIPYLKEREGTNNENLPETHDVLKAIRAALDAEYPDRMLLAEANQWPEDVLPYFGDPSRGGDECHMSFHFPLMPRIYMAVAMEDRHPIADIMRQTPDIPADCQWAIFLRNHDELTLEMVTDSERDYLWNFYAADRRMRINLGIRRRLAPLLENDRRKIELLNSLLMSMPGTPVLYYGDEIGMGDNIYLGDRDGVRTPMQWSIDRNGGFSRADPARLYLPAVLDPIYGFMAVNVEAQARNPSSLLNWMKRLVAVRKQRQSFGRGSFSLLYPGNRKVLAYIRSLETESGSEIALCVANLSRSAQAVELDLKSWKGRIPVELLGRTVFPPIGDLPYLLTLPAYGFYWFALTAEAELPTWHETPPEPVPDLLTVVVRDGWHSLTTGKAADELGRDVLQAFLPKQRWFSAKDRRITRSHVTMAAQLPGPGDGFMLVRTQVGLSGIGVDGDTADQSYFLPMAMSWESGAGGTGWPLLPYTLAKVRRGPRTGAIYDAVQADSFALALIEALRRGAMLKATVGEDAIRFTATDALAAIDLSDEAEVRRLGVEQSNTSVLVDSQIVLKVLRRLVEGEHPEVEMGRFLTEVGFANTPALLGTVEQVAADGTPTVLAVAQAFVRNQGDGWASTVEELERQLEDIRLGVAGTTEDAAESGEPFGMHLVMMTTLGQRTAELHRALARATGKPAFDPESISAEDVAGWADAARAQAEAAFAALPGTLDRLPADIRTDAEQLLARRTEAMARLDALAGMRIDGVKTRIHGDYHLGQVVRAQNDWYILDFEGEPAKTLEERRAKSSPLRDVAGMLRSFNYAAWAALFRLDSAGEGANSGDSPALAAARDWERRSIDSFLDGYRTAIEGCPVWPAGNGTGDEAARGLLTLFLLEKAFYEIGYEAANRPSWIGIPVKGVLGLLDDASEAGAKE
- a CDS encoding glycosyltransferase, which encodes MLSSFIVVTGGDSRYHPLIRELIASLRALKPAADCPVGVIDAGLTEEQIAELKAQGAAVVTPPWPVSIPAHKLRNRIHLKANLAKLHLPTYFPGYDTVIWIDADAWVQDWEAVEMLRRGAALNRFAIVAQFGRFSETELRLDWLFGRFARVRSILFKNSSRAGLTTAECRALATRPTLNAGAYALKADAPHWEAFQRWQKRVLRKGRLFTSDQLAMAGAIYLDGLPVELLPEWCNYIGPWRFDPERRELVEYYLPNRRLGIVHMAGEDAMRADPAVLRPVLDMQDRPHQLSLRYPAWKAAAEQVTETA
- a CDS encoding pyridoxamine 5'-phosphate oxidase family protein, which encodes MTSLLADTSAATSPTALAQTPRTRPVRLGDRGSHDVALIHAIIDEAPICHVGFVDDSIKGQGTPSPMVIPTVPWRVGDELMIHGASSSRMIRRLQEGGEACITLSLIDGWVLARSAFHHSVNYRSVMLFGRPRLVSEETEKRAALDALMEKIEPGRSAKVRAPNAQELKATSVLAFPIAEASAKRRSGPPSDDPEDMAHPVWAGVVPLRLTAGEPEQDPAQAAG
- the glgB gene encoding 1,4-alpha-glucan branching protein GlgB translates to MTTDTRKDQAQTGVSESRTPEQRPADRRAEALRAAADAIARADHGDPFAVLGMQQEAPGRPVEVRAFVPGAERLWVIDSATGEPAGEAERIHPDGFYLAVLPDRTERFRYRLRAQYPLATQEFEDAYRFGNMLGELDVHLLGEGTHLRNYEKLGAHPREVDGVAGVSFAVWAPSARSVSVVGDFNNWDGRRLPMRRRVEVGVWEIFVPGAHAGQRYKFEIRGPNGNLLPAKADPYAFQAEMRPATASVIHGLPSYEWRDQEWQSRKVATSDRTAPISIYEVHLGSWARVPEEDNRFLTYQELAERLIPYAKDMGFTHIELLPITEHPFDGSWGYQPIGLYAPTARHGSPEDFKDFVNACHRAGLGVLLDWVPGHFPTDPHGLGDFDGTHLYEHADPRQGFHQDWNTLIYNFGRTEVQNFLLGNALFWLDQYKLDGLRVDAVASMLYLDYSRKEGEWVPNRFGGRENLESIAFLKRMNELVYGQQPGAMTVAEESTSWPMVSKPTYLGGLGFGYKWNMGWMHDTLHYMQNDPIHRRYHHHQMTFGLIYQFSENFVLPLSHDEVVHGKGSLINKMPGDDWQKFANLRAYYGFMFAHPGKKLLFMGGEFAQWNEWSEARSLDWHLLDQPMHRGMRDLVRDLNGVYRELEPLHKTDCDPSGFEWIESNDNENSVFTFLRKADESGHIVIAVCNFTPVPRQGYRVGVPLPGRYVERINTDDAKYGGSGVGNPGGGVHAEEIPWHGRTHSLDLTIPPLSTLILERKAE